The region GCTCCCGACACGCTATAGATGTGAACGGCGGCCCTGCCGGCCTGAGCGACGGAGTAGCGGATCGTCGTTTCGGGATTGAAGGGGTTCGGCGCATTCTGGTGGAGGACGTCGGCCAGCGCGGGGGTCGGGCTCGACTCCTCCTCAACCGCCGTCGCGTAATAGCACGCGTTCACCTTGAAATAGTCCGTCACGATGTTCTTGATGAGCCGGTACCGCTCGCCCGTCTCTTCGATGTTGTTGAAGTTGAGCGCCATCATGAGGGCGCGGGCGCTGTCGGACCCCGTTTGCGTGTACTTGGTCGCGTATCGGGTCGCGGCCGGCATGGTCCATGGCGGGTAGGTCAGGAACGACCCCCACTTCCCGCCCGCCTTCGCCTGGTTGGACGTCACGATCAGGTCGGAGTCTTCCATGTTCGGACAGTCCATGTTGACCTTGAACTGCCTGCCTGCCGAGGGGCTGGGAATCGCAGTTCCCTTGATCACGGGGTGCAGGGTGTCCTGAGGAAAGTTCTCCCAGAGATCCCGGATGAATTCGGCGCCCATCGTGAACTGGAGGAAGGAGTTGTAGTTGTTGCCGCCCAGGATGAGGTCTGCCGCGACGTCGTCTCCGGCGACCATGATGTTGCGATTCTTCCCCGCTTGCTGGATCCAGGACTGGAACAGGGCCTGGTCGGTGGACCGGATCGTGAACTGCCCCATGCTCGCCGAGTGCCAGAGGATCACGGAGTATTGCGTGAGATTTCCCACGGTGGAGCCGGGCCAGATGTAGGTCGGATCTCCCGCCGGCGTCCCACCCGGAGTATTTCCCGCGCCGCTGGTCGAACCGTTCACGTCCCAGGTGTCGAACTTGTAGCCATAGGCCGTCAGCGCCTTGGCGATCGTGGCCTGCGTCTCCTGTCCGCGCGCGTTGTTCACGAAGAGGATCGTGGCCAGACTGTCCATGCACCCCAGCGCGGGGTTCATGGCGGATTTCACCGGCAGGATGGATGCCGAATAGAACACCTGGGCGGATGGAGCGTTCGTGGGCAGGTACCCGGTCGAGTCGGTGCTGTCCGTGACGGCGAAGTAGTACCAGAGGGTCGAGTTCGCGGGGTAGTTCCCCATCGGAACGTCCGCGTACCGATAGGTCGGAAGCGCCGGATCGGACAGCTGGAGCGGGATCGAGAACCAGGAGCCGTTGTTCAGGCGATAGTGCATGAATCCGCTCTTGTAGCCTCGAGGCGTGCTCACCTGGATGACGGCGCTGTCCCCCACCGGCGAGTTGAAGTTGTCCCCGCCGTTGAAGAACGCGGTCGTCTTGAACGTATCCTGGAACAGGTCCAGGTCCCGGGCGACGAAGATGGGGGGGGTCACGGCCCGGACGCCGATCGCCACGTTGTCGAAGAGCGGATAGATGTTGGTGTACCCGGTGCTGCCGCCGCAGTAGATGGGCCCGTAGTCCTTCACGATGAACATCACCTGCACCGAGTCCTTCCCGCCGGCCAGCGGCAGGTTGATCTTCTGGCGGATCCAGTCCTTTTGGGACCCGTAGTAGAGGAGGCCGGTGGGATCGAGCCACGCGCTCCAGCTCCCTCCCACCATCCGGTGGCGGTAGTTCACGCTGTAATAGAAGCAGCCTTGCAGGGGCATGTTCCGGTAGACGTCGAAGGCCGTGAGCACCTGCGTGCCACGGTCGATGTCCACCGCGGGCGTGACGAGCCGGTTGTCCTGGCGCGGCACCACCGTCAGGAGGACCGGATCCCAGTCCACCCACAGGCTCGTGCGGTTCTGGTAACACAGGTCTTCCGTGATGACGTTGTCGTCGAGCGCGAAGAAGTCACCCACGCCCGGCAGCGTGGTGCGCACCCAGGCGCCGTTCCCGTTCTCCATGTTGTCGTAGAATTTCATCTGCCCGCCCGCCGTGACCCGCACCTCCTCGATGATCCAGCCGTCGCCGGGATAGAGCCCGTCCGCCGAGGAGTACGCGAGATCGCTCTTGAAGACGAACCGGAACGGCACGGGCCGGGGCGTGCCCCCGGGACCGGCGGTGTTCCACTTGGTCCAGACGGACTCGGGGATCGCCACCGTGAACGAGTCGCAGCCCGTTCCGCTCGCGGGGACCTTGCCGGAGAACTGCGCGAAGTCCAGGTAGAAGTCGTGAAGGTCGTTGATCTGGAGGTAGCCGAAATCGTAGTTGAGCTCGGCGTCGAAGCGGTGTTTCACGGTCATCGTGACCGGCGTGCCGGGCGCGAGGCCGGCGAGGTTCACGGAGTTCTCCAGGAACTGGTCCCAGTTGTTCTCGTACCCGGCCCGGTTCGGGTCGCCGGTCCAGCTGGAGTCGACCTTGCCGCACCACCACGAGGTTCCCGCGCACGAGAGGACCGTGTCGCGATGCCACGCGGTGGTCCCCTGGGAGGCGTCGAAGTGGCTCCAGCCGCCGTCGTCATCCAGCGGCCTGCCGTCCAGGCTGTCCTGGAAGACGTACACCTCTTCGAGGGGAGGAGGCACCTGCATCGCCCTGCGCGCCGCACGAGCACCCGAGGGCAGCGGGTCGGGCGTGGGCGCGTAGACCTCGGTGCGGTGGACGTGGCGAGGAACTTCCTCCACGACCTCCACGGCAATCGGGGCGCCCGTGGCGAGAGCCGCGTGCAGCGCGAGACCGAGCAACACGAGGAACGCGGCCACGGCGATCCGCAGGGGAACCGTCGCGGCAGCAAGGGCGCGGGGCGAGGTCTCGAACCGGGTTGAGGGAGCGGGTCTCCGCACGATGTCTCGAGAAAGAGCCGGGGAACGCTGCTTCTGCGAAAAGTCGGTGCGCGGACCGTCTCCCGACGAACCGACGCAAGACGATTATTATACCATAGCACGATGGTCCATGCCAGACAGAACCGTAAGGTGAAGACGGCACGCAGGATGGCGGAGAGCCGCCCCGGCGCGGGCACGACGGCGTCCGCCCGAGCGTCCGCCCGAGGATCGGCGCACCGCCGAGCCCTCCTCTATGGCTGCTTCTTCGCGTCCGGAGCGGCGGGACTCCTGCTCGAGGTGGTGTGGTCGAAATACCTGTCGCTCCTCCTCGGCAACTCGATCCACGGCGTCGCGACCGTGGTGGCGGCCTTCCTCGGCGGGCTCGGGCTCGGGGCGGCGATCGGCGGCCGCTGGGCCTCCCGGGTCCGCGATCCGCTTCTCGCGTACGGTGTCCTGGAGGGTGTCGTCGCGGTGCTCGGTCTCGCGAGCCCGCTCGCCTATGCCGCGGCCCGCCCCGTCTTCGCCGAGCTGAATGCGCTCCTGATGGGCCAGGGAGAGGCGTTCCTCCTGGTCCGGTTCTTCGTGCTCTTCGCCGCGCTCCTCGTTCCGACGTGCGCGATGGGAGCGACGCTTCCGCTCGTGGTGACCCATTTCGCGCGCCGCGATCCGGACGGCGCGGGACCGCAGGTCGCGCGTCTCTACGCCATCAACACGGCGGGCGCCGTGATCGGCGTCGCGGCGGCCGGCTTTCTCGCGATTCCGGCGCTCGGGCTCTGGAAGACGGCGGCGCTCGCCGCCGCGATCGATCTCGCGGTCGCCGCGGCCATGGTCTTCCACCGTCCGCCCACGCCGGCCGCGGAACGCCCGTCGGCCGCGCCGGAGGCAACGCGCGGGGACGTGCGTGCGGCCGCTGCTGCGGAACCCGCCTCGGTCCGCGGCGCTCGGTACCCGGCGTCCGCGTTCGCCTCCTGGATCCTCCCCGCGTTCGCGGTGTCCGGCTTCACCGCGATCCTGTACGAGATCGCGTGGACCCGGATCCTCACCGTCCCGTTCGGCGGCATGGTGTACGCGTTCTCGGCGATCCTCGCGATCTATCTCGCCGGGATCGCGCTCGGAGCGGCGGCCGCGTCGCGTCTGCTCCAGAGGGTGCGCGCGTCGGTGGCCCTCTTCGGCATGCTCCAGGTCGCGCTCGCGGCGTGCGCGGCGCTCGGAGCGCACCTGTACGAGCGCCTTCCCCACTGGCAGGCGGAGGTGCTCGCGCGGGCGGGCGAGAGCACGGAGCGCCTCCTCTGGGGGGAGGCCTGGATCACCGTCCGGCTCATCTTCCCCGCGTGCCTCGTGCTCGGCGCGCTCTTCCCGACCGCGGTCGCGATCCGGCGCCGGCAGCTCGGCGGGGCAGGAGCTTCGGTGGGATCGGTGTACGCCGCGAACACGCTCGGCTCGATCGTGGGATCGATCGCGACCGCGTTCTTCCTGATCCCGTGGATCGGCACCCTGCAGGCCGTGCTCGCCGCCGCGGTGATCAACGCGGCGCTCGGGATCCTCGCGATCCTCTTCTCGGAGGCGCGCCCGGCCGTCCGAGCGGGCGGCGCGCTCGCCGCCGCCGCCGGCATCGCGGGGTTCGCGATGTTCGCGACGCCGTCGTGGAACCCCGAGCGCATGAGCCTCGGGCTCGTGCGCCTCCTCCGGGCTCACTGGTTCGGGGGCGAATCGATCGCGCACCAGATGATCGACCGCACCGGGAAGGACGAATCGCTCGAGAAGCTCCTCTTCTACAAGGAGGGGCGGGTCGCCGCGGTCACGGTGGTGGACATGGGCGAGCGACGCGCGCTCATCATCAACGGCAAGACCGACGCGACCACGGGCGTGGGAGAGGACATGGCCCAGCAGGTCCTCGTGGGACAGCTCCCGCTCCTCCTGCGGCCCGAGGCCGCGTCGGTGTGCGTGGTCGGATACGGAAGCGGCGTCACCACGCACGCGGTGCTCACGCATCCGGTGCGGAACGTCCTCACGATCGAGCTCGAGGGCGCGGTCGTCGAGGCGGCGCCCCTCTTCGAAGCCGACGCGGGCCGCCCCGCGGACGATCCGCGCAGCCGCATCCTGATCGAGGACGCCGGCACCTACCTCCGCTCGACCCGCGATCGCTACGACGCGATCATCTCCGAGCCCTCGAACCTCTGGATCGCGGGCATGGCGGATCTCTTCACGCGCGACTTCTACCGGACCGCGGGATCGAAGCTCCGGCCCGGCGGCATCTTCTGCCAGTGGGTGCAGACGTACCAGACCTCGCCCGCCACGCTTCGCACGGTGTTCCGGACGCTCGCCACGCGCTTCCCGCACGGCCAGCTCTTCTTCATCGATCACTCCGGGGATCTCGTGATCCTCGCGTCCGACGAGCCGATGCGGCTCGATCTGGACCGGCTCGCCGCCGCCATGGCGCGGCCGGACGTCGCGGGCGACCTCGCGCGCGTCGGCGTGACGTCCCTGCCCGACCTCCTCCGCTACTACCGGGGAACGCTCGAGCGGGTCGCGAGAGAGTCGGGTTCGGGGCCGGTCAACACGGACGACAACGGATGGCTGGAGCACCGCGCGCCCTACGATCTGTTGGCGGGCAGCGGCTCGGAGGAAGAGCTGGCGTGGTCACCGGACGTCGCGTCCGACCTGGCCGCCTCGATCGCCTCCGACCGGACGCGCGCGCTTCAGGCGCTCGAGGAGGGCGCGGCTCGCGCGAAGGCGGCGGGGAACGAGGGAGGCTTCCTGGGGCTCACGATGGCGAGGGAGATCCTCTCGGCGCGCTGACCGCGCGCGCGAGCCGCTTCCGACGCTAGCGCCGCAGCTCCCGGAAGGCGTCGAAGCCGAACGAGTCCACCTGGATCACGTCGCGCCTCGCGGCGTCGGCTTCGCAGAGGAGCTTCCGCTCCGCCTCGGTGATCACGCCCTGCCGCGCCGCTTCCTCGAAGAGCGCGCAGCCTTCCGAGGACTTCAGGCGCTTCGCGCGCGCCGCGTCCCGGACCTTTCGGTCGGCGGAAGCCGCGGCCACGATCCTCCGGTACGCCGCTTCGAGCCGTCCCAGACCCGCCTCGCCGGCGGGCGGCAGGTAGATTCCGGCGGTGAGGCGCTCGCGCGCTTCCGCGTCCGAGAGGAGGCTCCGCGCGACGGACGCGGAGATCCGGTCCGAGGGGGGCCGGACGCGCGCGCCGAGCGGGAAGATCAGGACGCCGAGCGCCCACGCGGCGAACCGGTTCGGCAGGTTGTCGAGAACGCCTTTCAGCGCGGTCTCGATCTGGTAGCTCGCGTGCGCGGCCGTCCAGCGAACGTAGGGCCAGTCGCTCTGCGGCTGTCCGTCGTCGAGATACCGCTTCAGCGCCGCCGACTCGATGTACATCCAGGCGAGGGCGTCCGCGAGGCGTCCGCTCAGGCTCTCCTTGCGCTTCAGCGCCCCCCCGAGCGTCGCCATGGCCGCGTCCGACACCAGCGCGAACGCGGCGCTGTACCGGGCGAGCGACCGGAAGAGCGGGCTCACCCGTCCCGGCGCCGGGCTTCCCGCGAGTCCGCCGTTCGTGAGCGCGAGCCCGAACGAGCGGAACGCGGTCCCGAACACGTGGCCCACGTGGCCGAAGAAGGCCCTGTCGAGCGCCGCGACATCGCGCGCGGCGAGCGCGGTCATCTCCTTCTGGACGTACGGATGGCAGCGGATCGCGCCCTGCCCGTAGATGATGAGCGTGCGCGTGAGGATGTTCGCCCCCTCGACCGTGATCCCGACCGGCACCGCCGCATAGGCCGCCGCGAGGATGTTCCGCGGGCCGCGGCTGATCGCGCCGCCCGCCTGGATGTCCATCGCGTCGTTCACGACCGAGCGCATGCCCTCGGTCAGGTAGCGCTTCACGATGGCCGAGATCACGGCCGGCTTCTGCCCCTCGTCGATCGCGCCCAGCGTGAGCGTGCGCGCCGCGTCCATGGCGTAGGTGAGCCCGCCGATCCGGGCGAGCGGCTCCTCGACCCCCTCGAACCGGCCGATCGGAAGTCCGAACTGCTCGCGCACGTTCGCGTAGGCGCTCGTCGTCCGCGCGGCGAGCTTGGCGGCGCCCACCGAGAGCGAGGGAAGCGAGATGCCGCGCCCCGCGGCGAGGCAGTCCATGAGCATCCGCCAGCCCTTCCCCGCATTGGCGGGGCCGCCGATGATGAACTCGAGCGGCGCGAAGACGTCCGTGCCGAACGTGGGTCCATTCTGGAACGGAATCCCGAGCGGATCGTGCCGCTCCCCGATCTTCACGCCGGGGAGCTTCGCCGGGAGGAGCGCGCAGGTGATCCCCAGATCCTCGTTCGGTCCGAGGATGTGGTCGGGATCGCGAAGCCGGAACGCGAGCCCCAGAACGGTCGCCACGGGCCCGAGCGTGATGTACCGCTTGTTCCAGTGAAGCCGCATCCCCACGACCTCTTGCCCCTCGAAGGTGCCCCGACAGACGATCCCCTCGCTCCTCTGGGCCGTCGCGTCGCTTCCCGCCTCGGGCTCGGTCAGGGCGAAGCACGGCACTTCCTCACCGCTCGCGAGGCGCGGCAGGTAGTGCTGCTTCTGCTGCGGAGTTCCGTAGTGGAGGAGGAGCTCCGCGGGCCCGAGCGAGTTCGGAACCATCGCGGTGACCGCGGCGGTGACGCTCCGGCTCGAGAGCTTCGTGATGACCGCGGAGTGCGCGAGCGCGGAGAATCCGAGGCCGCCGTACTCCTCGGGAATGATCATGCCGAAGAAGCGGTGCTTCTTGAGGTGGGCCCACACCTCGGGCGAGAGGTCGCCCTGCTGGATGACGTCCCAGTCGTCCGTCATCCGGCAGACCTCCTCGACGGGGCCGTCCAGGAAGGCGCGCTCCTTGTCCGTGAGCTGCCGTGGCCGGAAATCGATCAGGCGCGACCATCGAGGGTTCCCGGCGAAGAGCTCCGCCTCCCACCAGACCGAGCCCGCCTCGAGGGCGATCCGCTCGGTGTCGCCCATGCGGGGCAGCGCTCGGGCGAGAACGGGAAGGAGGTGCCTCGTGACGAGGGCGCGCCGGATCGGGGGGACCAGGAAGACGAGAGTCCCCGCGGCCAGGAGCGCGACGACGATCCAGAGTGCGGTGCTCATCGACGAACCTCGGCAGGGGTCATGGGATCAGGCATCTCGAAACACGGCACCAGTATACAAGCCATCGGCAGGATCGAGGAACATCGTGAGCGCGTTTCGGAGCCGCGTCCCGGAAGATACCCCACGGGGCGGCGGAGAAGTCCGTCTACGAAGGTTCCATGACAGGGTAGACTTCCAACCGATTGCACCCCGAGCCTGTCGAAACGTTATCGCGAAACCGCGCGTAACGACCTCACGGGCGCCCCCCTCGCCCGGGAAGGACTGCCGGTCTCTCCTGCCTGCCGAGGAGTGAAAGTCATGTCACCACGCTGTTGGATTCGATTCGCAGGGACGTGGTTCGCCGCGGCCGTCGTGATCTTCGCGACCGAGGCCGGGGCGTTCGAGGGATTCACTCCACTGGCCCAGGGCCCTGCGCCCGGGACCACCGCGGACTCCACCTTGCCCACCGCCTCGTCTCCCGCGCGCGACGCGCAGGCCGACAGCGCGAACGGCCGCACCGCCGCGGTTCCCAGCGTCGTCGCGCATCGCCTGAACGGCGGAGGCGACATCAAGCTGGACGGAAGGCTCGACGACAACGCGTGGCGGTACGCCTCTTCCGCGCAAGGCTTCCGCCAGTGGGATCCCACGCGCGGAGCGCTGCCGTCCCAGGAAACGGTCTTCAAGGTCGTGTACGACGAGGGGGCGGTCTACTTCGGAATCGCCTGCTTCGAGTCGGACCCCTCGAAGATGGTGTCGAAGCTCTCCCGGCGCGACCGGCAGGCCAGCTCGGACCTGGTGAGCATCTACGTCGACCCGTACATGGACCAGACCACGGGCTACAACTTCAAGGTCACGTCCGCCGGCGTGCAGCTGGACAGCTACATCTTCAATGACGGCGACCGCGACGACGACTGGGACGCCGTCTGGCAGGCCGAGACGTACCGCGACGAGAAGGGCTGGTACGCGGAGGTGCGGATTCCGTTCTCGGCGATCCGCTACAAGACCGGATCCGTGATGACGTGGGGGCTCAACGTCTACCGCTACATGCAGAGCCGGGGCGAGGACACGGCCTGGGTCACGTGGGACCGGACCATGAGAGGCTTCGTGAGCCGCTTCGGCCGGCTCACGGGGATCACGGGAGTCCGCGCGCCACGCCAGATCGAGCTCCTTCCGTACTTCGTGCAGCGCACGACGGACCCCGTGCCCACGAACGGGGAACCGGACGAGGTGGACGGTGTCCAGAACATGGGCGCCGACCTCCGCTACGGGATCACCGGCGATCTATCCCTGAACGCCACGGTGCAGCCCGACTTCGGCCAGGTCGAGGCGGATCCGGCCGTGCTGAACCTGTCGCCGTTCGAGACCTTCTACGCGGAGAAGCGTCCCTTCTTCATCGAGGGAGCGCGCTTCTTCCAGCACCCGGATTTCAACATGTTCTACTCGCGCCGGATCGGGACGGGGGACGAGAACTCCCGCATCCGGTACGCCGCCAAGCTCACGGGGAAGACGCTGGGCGGCGTCTCGATCGCGGCGCTCGCGGCCGGCACGGATATCACGAGCGAGGGCCAGGGGCACAACATCTTCAAGACCGGGGACCAGCTCTCCCGCTACTACGTCGGACGGCTCGGCAAGGAGTTCGACGGCGGGCGGCAGCGATTCAACGTGATGCAGACGGCGGTGCTCAACACGGCGAGCCGGGACCGGTACGGCGACTACGCCTCGCGCGAGTCCTACACGACCGCCGCGGACTTCGATCTCAACTCCAAGAACCGGGAGTTCAACATCCAGGGCTCGTTCGTGGGATCCATTCTCGACCCCGAGCAGGTCACCGCCAACCCCGCGGTCACCGGCGCGCCGGTCTACGGGACCGGCGGCGCGCTCGACATCCGGCGGCGCGGCGGACGGATCCAGGGCGGGATCAGCGGACGGTGGGAGCATCCCCGTCTCAACATCAACGACATCGGGTTCCTCGAGTCGCCGGACGAGATCTTCACGAGCGCCTACGTCCATTACCCGCTCAGCCCGAAGGGCACGAGCAAGCTCATCAACCGCGGCGAGCTGAACCTGAACGCGAACCGGAGCTGGATGTACGACGCCCGCGCCGGATTCGACGTGAACAGCGGCTCGGCGGCGTGGTCGTACGGAGCCGGGCATCCCCAGTACTCGCACATCGAGACGAGCACATGGATGCAGTTCAAGAACTTCCGCGAGGCGTGGATGGGGATCGCGTACAACGGCGAGGGCACGCACCGGTACGAGACCCGGGGCGGCCCGCTGATCCGCGAGCCCCACACCTATGGAGGCTGGGCCGGCCTCACGTCGGACACCCGGAAGGACCTGAACTTCCTCCTGGAGGGCAGCGTGTTCTACGACACCGCGGAGAACATCTCGACCGACGTGTTCGCGAGGGTGCGGTGGAACCAGAGCAGCGCCGTGAACCACGAGATCGGCCTGAGCTACGAGACCCGGATCGACGACACGCAGTGGCTCGACTCGCCGGCCGGCGGGCCCCATCCCGTCGGGGTCGGCATCGGCGGCGTGAGCTACGTCTTCGGGGACATCAATCAGAAGACGGTGGATCTGACGCTGCGCTCCAACATCCTCTTCAGCCGGAACCAGTCGCTCGAGATCTACGC is a window of Candidatus Eisenbacteria bacterium DNA encoding:
- a CDS encoding FlgD immunoglobulin-like domain containing protein, translated to MRRPAPSTRFETSPRALAAATVPLRIAVAAFLVLLGLALHAALATGAPIAVEVVEEVPRHVHRTEVYAPTPDPLPSGARAARRAMQVPPPLEEVYVFQDSLDGRPLDDDGGWSHFDASQGTTAWHRDTVLSCAGTSWWCGKVDSSWTGDPNRAGYENNWDQFLENSVNLAGLAPGTPVTMTVKHRFDAELNYDFGYLQINDLHDFYLDFAQFSGKVPASGTGCDSFTVAIPESVWTKWNTAGPGGTPRPVPFRFVFKSDLAYSSADGLYPGDGWIIEEVRVTAGGQMKFYDNMENGNGAWVRTTLPGVGDFFALDDNVITEDLCYQNRTSLWVDWDPVLLTVVPRQDNRLVTPAVDIDRGTQVLTAFDVYRNMPLQGCFYYSVNYRHRMVGGSWSAWLDPTGLLYYGSQKDWIRQKINLPLAGGKDSVQVMFIVKDYGPIYCGGSTGYTNIYPLFDNVAIGVRAVTPPIFVARDLDLFQDTFKTTAFFNGGDNFNSPVGDSAVIQVSTPRGYKSGFMHYRLNNGSWFSIPLQLSDPALPTYRYADVPMGNYPANSTLWYYFAVTDSTDSTGYLPTNAPSAQVFYSASILPVKSAMNPALGCMDSLATILFVNNARGQETQATIAKALTAYGYKFDTWDVNGSTSGAGNTPGGTPAGDPTYIWPGSTVGNLTQYSVILWHSASMGQFTIRSTDQALFQSWIQQAGKNRNIMVAGDDVAADLILGGNNYNSFLQFTMGAEFIRDLWENFPQDTLHPVIKGTAIPSPSAGRQFKVNMDCPNMEDSDLIVTSNQAKAGGKWGSFLTYPPWTMPAATRYATKYTQTGSDSARALMMALNFNNIEETGERYRLIKNIVTDYFKVNACYYATAVEEESSPTPALADVLHQNAPNPFNPETTIRYSVAQAGRAAVHIYSVSGALVRTLVEGHHAAGSYSKRWDGRDDHGRRLASGVYFYKLETPSGTTDSKKLIMLK
- a CDS encoding fused MFS/spermidine synthase; this encodes MKTARRMAESRPGAGTTASARASARGSAHRRALLYGCFFASGAAGLLLEVVWSKYLSLLLGNSIHGVATVVAAFLGGLGLGAAIGGRWASRVRDPLLAYGVLEGVVAVLGLASPLAYAAARPVFAELNALLMGQGEAFLLVRFFVLFAALLVPTCAMGATLPLVVTHFARRDPDGAGPQVARLYAINTAGAVIGVAAAGFLAIPALGLWKTAALAAAIDLAVAAAMVFHRPPTPAAERPSAAPEATRGDVRAAAAAEPASVRGARYPASAFASWILPAFAVSGFTAILYEIAWTRILTVPFGGMVYAFSAILAIYLAGIALGAAAASRLLQRVRASVALFGMLQVALAACAALGAHLYERLPHWQAEVLARAGESTERLLWGEAWITVRLIFPACLVLGALFPTAVAIRRRQLGGAGASVGSVYAANTLGSIVGSIATAFFLIPWIGTLQAVLAAAVINAALGILAILFSEARPAVRAGGALAAAAGIAGFAMFATPSWNPERMSLGLVRLLRAHWFGGESIAHQMIDRTGKDESLEKLLFYKEGRVAAVTVVDMGERRALIINGKTDATTGVGEDMAQQVLVGQLPLLLRPEAASVCVVGYGSGVTTHAVLTHPVRNVLTIELEGAVVEAAPLFEADAGRPADDPRSRILIEDAGTYLRSTRDRYDAIISEPSNLWIAGMADLFTRDFYRTAGSKLRPGGIFCQWVQTYQTSPATLRTVFRTLATRFPHGQLFFIDHSGDLVILASDEPMRLDLDRLAAAMARPDVAGDLARVGVTSLPDLLRYYRGTLERVARESGSGPVNTDDNGWLEHRAPYDLLAGSGSEEELAWSPDVASDLAASIASDRTRALQALEEGAARAKAAGNEGGFLGLTMAREILSAR
- a CDS encoding acyl-CoA dehydrogenase, which translates into the protein MSTALWIVVALLAAGTLVFLVPPIRRALVTRHLLPVLARALPRMGDTERIALEAGSVWWEAELFAGNPRWSRLIDFRPRQLTDKERAFLDGPVEEVCRMTDDWDVIQQGDLSPEVWAHLKKHRFFGMIIPEEYGGLGFSALAHSAVITKLSSRSVTAAVTAMVPNSLGPAELLLHYGTPQQKQHYLPRLASGEEVPCFALTEPEAGSDATAQRSEGIVCRGTFEGQEVVGMRLHWNKRYITLGPVATVLGLAFRLRDPDHILGPNEDLGITCALLPAKLPGVKIGERHDPLGIPFQNGPTFGTDVFAPLEFIIGGPANAGKGWRMLMDCLAAGRGISLPSLSVGAAKLAARTTSAYANVREQFGLPIGRFEGVEEPLARIGGLTYAMDAARTLTLGAIDEGQKPAVISAIVKRYLTEGMRSVVNDAMDIQAGGAISRGPRNILAAAYAAVPVGITVEGANILTRTLIIYGQGAIRCHPYVQKEMTALAARDVAALDRAFFGHVGHVFGTAFRSFGLALTNGGLAGSPAPGRVSPLFRSLARYSAAFALVSDAAMATLGGALKRKESLSGRLADALAWMYIESAALKRYLDDGQPQSDWPYVRWTAAHASYQIETALKGVLDNLPNRFAAWALGVLIFPLGARVRPPSDRISASVARSLLSDAEARERLTAGIYLPPAGEAGLGRLEAAYRRIVAAASADRKVRDAARAKRLKSSEGCALFEEAARQGVITEAERKLLCEADAARRDVIQVDSFGFDAFRELRR
- a CDS encoding DUF5916 domain-containing protein, translated to MSPRCWIRFAGTWFAAAVVIFATEAGAFEGFTPLAQGPAPGTTADSTLPTASSPARDAQADSANGRTAAVPSVVAHRLNGGGDIKLDGRLDDNAWRYASSAQGFRQWDPTRGALPSQETVFKVVYDEGAVYFGIACFESDPSKMVSKLSRRDRQASSDLVSIYVDPYMDQTTGYNFKVTSAGVQLDSYIFNDGDRDDDWDAVWQAETYRDEKGWYAEVRIPFSAIRYKTGSVMTWGLNVYRYMQSRGEDTAWVTWDRTMRGFVSRFGRLTGITGVRAPRQIELLPYFVQRTTDPVPTNGEPDEVDGVQNMGADLRYGITGDLSLNATVQPDFGQVEADPAVLNLSPFETFYAEKRPFFIEGARFFQHPDFNMFYSRRIGTGDENSRIRYAAKLTGKTLGGVSIAALAAGTDITSEGQGHNIFKTGDQLSRYYVGRLGKEFDGGRQRFNVMQTAVLNTASRDRYGDYASRESYTTAADFDLNSKNREFNIQGSFVGSILDPEQVTANPAVTGAPVYGTGGALDIRRRGGRIQGGISGRWEHPRLNINDIGFLESPDEIFTSAYVHYPLSPKGTSKLINRGELNLNANRSWMYDARAGFDVNSGSAAWSYGAGHPQYSHIETSTWMQFKNFREAWMGIAYNGEGTHRYETRGGPLIREPHTYGGWAGLTSDTRKDLNFLLEGSVFYDTAENISTDVFARVRWNQSSAVNHEIGLSYETRIDDTQWLDSPAGGPHPVGVGIGGVSYVFGDINQKTVDLTLRSNILFSRNQSLEIYAQPFLTTGDYSRVRELIRADSYDLYPYPFYEARDFDFSYAAVNFNVVYRWEYRPGSTFYLVWTQSREQYDERQYMPTGSFNNEIGGGHLFGNEPENRVLAKVTYWIAI